Proteins from a single region of Equus asinus isolate D_3611 breed Donkey chromosome 17, EquAss-T2T_v2, whole genome shotgun sequence:
- the SIPA1 gene encoding signal-induced proliferation-associated protein 1 — protein sequence MWAGGVGSPRRGAAPAPTDDLFARKLRQPARPPLTPHTFEPRPARGPLLRSGSDAGEARPPTPASPRARAHSHEDASRPAAATRLFTDPLALLGLPAEEPEPAFPPVPEPRWFAHYDVQSLLFDWAPRPRGPGGRADARSGTPAPAEDQTGSSDLLLEAPGFVSELGGEGELGLGGPVSPPVPPALPNAAVSVLEEPQNRSLAYSLEHADLGAGYYRKYFYGKEHQNFFGLDEALGPVAVSLRREEKESSGGGTLHSYRIIVRTTQLRTLRGTISEDALPPGPPRGLSPRKLLEHVAPRLSPTCLRLGSASPKVPRTLLTLDEQVLSFQRKVGILYCREGQGSEEEMYNNQEAGPAFTQFLTLLGDVVRLKGFDSYRAQLDTKTDSTGTHSLYTTYQDHEIMFHVSTMLPYTPNNQQQLLRKRHIGNDIVTIVFQEPGSKPFCPTTIRSHFQHVFLVVRAHAPCTPHTSYRVAVSRTQDTPAFGPALPPGGGPFQANADFRAFLLAKALNGEQAASQAGQFHAMATRTRQQYLQDLATNEVTTTSLDSASRFGLPSLGGRRRAPPRGPGAELQAAGALVWGVRAAPGARGAAGAQTGSPDGAEVPCLLGISAEALVLVAPRDGRVVFNCACRDVLAWTFSEQQLDLYHGRGEAITLRLDGPPGQAVGEVVARLQLVSRGCETRELALPRDGQGRLGFEADAEGFVTQVERFTFAETAGLRPGARLLRVCGQTLPSLGPEAAGQLLRSAPKVCVTVLPPDESGRPRRSFSELYTLSLQEPSRRGAPEPVQDEAPGLVLLPATKQLLHFCLNNGSGPPGPGDLAEERTEFLHSQNSPSPRSSLSDEVPVLPNTTPDLLLATTAKPATPSTGRETPPTQDGPGSPTGDEDRGNPAPELRASFLPRTLSLRNSISKIMSEAGSETLEDEWQSISEIASTCNTILESLSREGQPIPESGDAKGTPKSDAEPEPGSLSEKVSHLESMLRKLQDDLQKEKADKAALEEEVRSLRHNNRRLQAESESAATRLLLASKQLGPPSPDLA from the exons ATGTGGGCCGGCGGCGTGGGGAGCCCGCGGCGGGGCGCTGCCCCCGCGCCCACCGATGACCTCTTCGCCCGCAAGCTGCGCCAGCCCGCGCGGCCGCCGCTGACGCCGCACACCTTCGAGCCGAGGCCGGCCAGGGGCCCGCTCCTGCGCAGCGGCAGCGATGCCGGCGAGGCCCGGCCCCCCACGCCCGCCAGCCCGCGCGCCCGGGCGCACAGCCACGAGGACGCCAGCcggcccgccgccgccacccggcTCTTCACCGACCCGTTGGCCCTGCTCGGGCTGCCAGCCGAGGAGCCCGAGCCCGCCTTCCCGCCGGTGCCCGAGCCCCGCTGGTTCGCCCACTACGACGTGCAGAGCTTGCTCTTCGACTGGGCTCCGAGgccgcgggggccggggggccGCGCAGACGCCCGTTCTGGAACCCCCGCCCCGGCTGAGGACCAGACGGGCAGCTCGGACCTGCTGCTCGAGGCGCCTGGCTTCGTGAGTGAGCTCGGCGGCGAGGGCGAGCTGGGCCTGGGCGGACCAGTGTCCCCACCTGTGCCCCCTGCGCTGCCCAACGCGGCTGTGTCCGTCCTGGAGGAACCACAGAACCGAAGCTTGGCCTACAGCCTGGAGCACGCAGACCTGGGCGCTGGCTACTACCGCAAGTACTTCTACGGCAAAG AACACCAGAACTTCTTCGGACTGGACGAGGCGCTGGGCCCGGTGGCAGTGAGCCTGCGGcgggaggagaaagagagcagCGGAGGGGGCACTCTGCACAGCTACCGCATCATCGTGCGGACCACGCAG CTCCGGACCCTCCGCGGCACCATCTCAGAGGACGCGCTGCCGCCGGGGCCCCCGCGGGGCCTGTCCCCAAGGAAGCTTCTGGAGCACGTGGCGCCGCGGCTGAGCCCGACCTGCCTGCGCCTGGGCTCAGCTTCACCGAAGGTGCCACGCACGCTGCTCACGCTGGACGAGCAAGTG CTGAGCTTCCAGCGCAAGGTGGGCATCCTGTACTGCCGGGAGGGCCAGGGCTCGGAGGAGGAGATGTACAACAACCAGGAGGCAGGGCCGGCCTTCACGCAGTTCCTCACCCTGCTGGGCGACGTGGTGCGGCTCAAAGGCTTCGACAGCTACCGGGCCCAGCTGGACACCAAAA CGGATTCCACGGGCACGCACTCCCTCTATACCACATACCAGGACCACGAGATCATGTTCCACGTGTCCACGATGCTGCCTTACACCCCCAATAACCAGCAGCAG CTCCTGCGGAAGCGCCACATCGGCAACGACATTGTGACCATCGTGTTCCAGGAACCTGGCAGCAAGCCCTTCTGCCCCACCACCATCCGCTCACACTTCCAGCACGTGTTCCTAGTGGTGCGGGCACACGCACCCTGCACTCCGCACACCTCCTACAG GGTGGCCGTGAGCCGCACCCAGGACACCCCGGCCTTTGGGCCAGCTCTGCCCCCTGGCGGAGGCCCCTTCCAGGCCAACGCCGACTTCCGGGCCTTCCTGCTGGCCAAGGCGCTCAACGGCGAGCAGGCGGCGAGCCAAGCGGGCCAGTTCCACGCCATGGCCACGCGCACGCGCCAGCAGTACCTGCAGGACCTGGCCACCAACGAGGTGACCACTACGTCGCTGGACTCGGCTTCGCGCTTCGGCCTGCCCTCCCTGGGTGGGAGGCGGCGGGCGCCCCCTCGGGGCCCCGGCGCCGAGCTGCAGGCGGCGGGCGCGCTGGTGTGGGGTGTGCGCGCGGCgcccggggcgcggggcgcggccgGGGCCCAGACGGGCAGCCCCGACGGCGCCGAGGTACCCTGCCTGCTGGGCATCTCGGCGGAAGCGCTGGTGCTGGTGGCGCCGCGTGACGGCCGCGTAGTCTTCAATTGCGCCTGTCGCGACGTGCTGGCCTGGACCTTCTCCGAGCAGCAGCTCGACCTGTACCACGGCCGCGGGGAGGCGATCACGCTGCGGCTCGACGGGCCCCCCGGCCAAGCCGTGGGTGAGGTCGTGGCGCGGCTGCAG ctGGTGAGCCGCGGCTGCGAGACCCGCGAGCTGGCGCTGCCCCGCGACGGCCAAGGCCGCCTGGGCTTCGAGGCGGACGCCGAGGGCTTCGTCACGCAAGTGGAGCGCTTCACGTTCGCCGAGACGGCGGGACTGCGGCCCGGGGCGCGCCTGCTGCGCGTGTGCGGCCAGACGCTGCCCAGCCTCGGCCCCGAGGCCGCCGGCCAGCTGCTGCGCTCGGCGCCCAAGGTCTGCGTCACCGTGCTGCCCCCCGACGAGAGCGGCCGGCCGCGCAG GAGCTTTTCGGAGCTGTACACACTGTCTCTGCAGGAGCCCAGCCGACGGGGGGCCCCAGAGCCTGTGCAGGATGAGGCCCCGGGGTTGGTCCTGCTGCCCGCCACGAAGCAGCTGCTACATTTCTGCCTGAATAATGGCAGCGGTCCTCCAGGGCCTGGGGACCTGGCCGAGGAGAGGACTGAGTTCCTGCACAGCCAGAACTCACCATCACCCCGCAG CTCCCTGTCGGACGAGGTCCCAGTCCTGCCCAACACCACCCCGGACCTCCTCCTGGCCACCACCGCCAAGCCAGCCACACCTAGCACTGGCAGGGAGACTCCCCCCACCCAG GATGGGCCAGGCAGCCCCACTGGTGATGAGGACAGGGGCAACCCGGCCCCGGAGCTGAGGGCCTCCTTCCTGCCACGCACCTTGTCTCTGCGCAACTCCATCAGCAAAA TCATGTCAGAGGCAGGCAGTGAGACCCTGGAAGACGAGTGGCAGTCCATCTCAGAGATCGCCTCCACTTGTAACACCATCCTGGAGTCGCTGTCCCGGGAGG GACAGCCCATCCCAGAGAGTGGAGATGCCAAGGGAACGCCAAAGTCTGATGCTGA GCCAGAACCCGGCAGCCTGTCagagaaggtctctcacctggagtCCATGCTCAGGAAGCTGCAGGACGACCTGCAGAAG GAGAAGGCGGACAAGgcagccctggaggaggaggtaCGGAGTCTGCGGCACAACAACCGGCGGCTGCAGGCCGAATCCGAGAGTGCGGCCACCCGCCTGCTGCTGGCCTCCAAGCAGCTGGGCCCTCCCAGCCCCGACCTGGCCTGA
- the RELA gene encoding transcription factor p65: protein MEDLFPLIFPSEPAQASGPYVEIIEQPKQRGMRFRYKCEGRSAGSIPGERSTDTTKTHPTIKINGYTGPGTVRISLVTKDPPHRPHPHELVGKDCRDGFYEAELCPDRCIHSFQNLGIQCVKKRDLEQAISQRIQTNNNPFQVPIEEQRGDYDLNAVRLCFQVTVRDPAGRPLRLSPVLSHPIFDNRAPNTAELKICRVNRNSGSCLGGDEIFLLCDKVQKEDIEVYFTGPGWEARGSFSQADVHRQVAIVFRTPPYADPSLQAPVRVSMQLRRPSDRELSEPMEFQYLPDTDDRHRIEEKRKRTYETFKSIMKKSPFNGPTDPRPPPRRIAVPARSSASVPKPAPQPYPFTPSLSTINFEEFSPMVFPSGTIPSQTSALAPAPAPVLAQAPAPAPAMASALAQAPAPVPVLAAGLAQAVAPPAPRTTQAGEGTLTEALLQLQFDADEDLGALLGNNTDPAVFTDLASVDNSEFQQLLNQGVSMAPHTAEPMLMEYPEAITRLMSGSQRPPDPAPAPLGASGLPNGLLSGDEDFSSISDMDFSALLSQISS from the exons ATGGAAG ACCTGTTCCCCCTCATCTTCCCTTCGG agccagcccaggcTTCTGGCCCCTATGTGGAGATCATTGAGCAGCCCAAGCAGCGGGGCATGCGCTTCCGCTACAAGTGCGAGGGGCGCTCAGCGGGCAGCATCCCGGGCGAGAGGAGCACGGATACCACCAAGACCCACCCCACCATCAAG ATCAATGGCTACACGGGGCCAGGGACAGTTCGCATCTCCCTGGTCACCAAGGACCCTCCTCACCGGCCTCACCCCCACGAGCTTGTGGGGAAAGACTGCCGGGACGGCTTCTATGAGGCTGAGCTCTGCCCTGACCGCTGCATCCACAG CTTCCAGAACCTGGGGATCCAGTGTGTAAAGAAGCGAGACCTGGAGCAGGCCATCAGTCAGCGCATCCAGACCAACAACAACCCCTTCCAAG TTCCCATAGAAGAGCAGCGTGGGGACTACGACCTGAATGCGGTGCGGCTATGCTTCCAGGTGACAGTGCGGGACCCGGCAGGCAGGCCCCTCCGCCTGTCGCCTGTCCTTTCTCATCCCATCTTTGACAACC GCGCCCCCAACACTGCTGAGCTCAAGATCTGCCGAGTGAACCGGAACTCCGGGAGCTGCCTCGGGGGCGATGAGATCTTCCTGCTTTGTGACAAGGTGCAGAAAG AGGACATCGAGGTGTATTTCACGGGACCAGGCTGGGAGGCCCGAGGCTCCTTTTCACAAGCCGATGTTCACCGACAAGTGGCCATTGTGTTCCGGACACCTCCCTATGCGGACCCCAGCCTGCAGGCCCCCGTGCGTGTCTCCATGCAGCTGCGGCGGCCTTCGGATCGGGAGCTCAGCGAGCCCATGGAGTTCCAGTATTTGCCAGACACAG ATGATCGTCACCGAATTGAGGAGAAACGCAAAAGGACATATGAGACCTTCAAGAGCATCATGAAAAAGAGTCCTTTCAATG GACCCACCgacccccggcccccgccccggcGCATTGCTGTGCCTGCCCGCAGCTCAGCCTCCGTCCCCAAGCCAG cTCCCCAGCCCTATCCCTTTACGCCATCCCTCAGCACCATCAACTTTGAGGAATTTTCCCCCATGGTCTTTCCTTCTGGGACGATCCCAAGCCAGACCTCGGCCTTGgcaccagcccctgccccagtcctggcgcaggccccagcccctgccccagccatgGCATCAGCTCTGGCCCAGGCCCCAGCTCCCGTTCCTGTCCTAGCCGCAGGCCTTGCTCAGGCCGTGGCCCCGCCTGCCCCCAGGACCACCCAAGCTGGGGAAGGGACACTGACGGAGGCCCTGCTGCAGCTGCAGTTTGATGCTGATGAAGACCTGGGGGCCCTGCTCGGCAATAACACTGACCCGGCCGTGTTCACGGACCTGGCATCTGTCGACAACTCTGAGTTTCAGCAGCTGCTGAACCAGGGTGTCTCTATGGCCCCCCACACAGCTGAGCCCATGCTGATGGAGTACCCTGAGGCTATAACTCGCCTGATGTCAGGGTCCCAGCGGCCCCCTGACCCAGCTCCCGCTCCCCTGGGGGCCTCCGGGCTCCCCAACGGTCTCCTCTCAGGGGACGAAGACTTCTCCTCCATTTCGGACATGGACTTCTCAGCCCTTCTGAGTCAGATCAGCTCCTAG